A section of the Hemitrygon akajei unplaced genomic scaffold, sHemAka1.3 Scf000054, whole genome shotgun sequence genome encodes:
- the LOC140721398 gene encoding uncharacterized protein has translation MAHQRVHTGERPFTCSEWGIGFTHSSTLQSHQQVHTGEKLFTCSECRKGFTQSSSLRRHQRVHTGEKPFTCLECGKRFTQSSHLRRHQRVHTGEKSFTGSECGKKFTESSTLLVHQRVHTGEKPFTCSECGKGFTQSSSLRRHQRVHTGEKPFNCSECGKGFTQSSHLHIHQRVHTGEKPFTCSECGKRFTHSSNLHSHQRVHTGEKPFTCSECGKGFTESSTLLVHQRVHTGEKPFTCSECGKGFTQSSHLHIHQRVHTGERPFTCSECGKGFIRSSQLLAHQQVHTGEWPFTCSECGNGFTDSSTLQSHQRVHTGEKPFTCSECGKGFTQSSSLQRHQRVHTGEKPFTCSECGKRFTQSSHLRRHQRVHTGEKPFTGSECGKGFSQSSHLLEHQSVHTGEKPFTCSECGKGFTESSTLLVHQRVHTGEKPFTCSECGRRFTHSSNLHSHQRVHTGEKPFTCSECGKRFTRSSHLLAHQSVHTRERLFTCSDCGKGFTQSSNLQKHQRVHTRERPFTCSECGKGFTQSSQLLEHKSVHIGEWPLL, from the coding sequence atggctcaccagcgagttcacactggggagaggccgttcacctgctcagaatgggGGATAggattcactcactcttccaccttacagagtcatcagcaagttcacactggggagaagctgttcacctgctcagaatgtaggaagggattcactcagtcatccagcctacggagacatcagcgagttcacactggggagaagccgttcacctgcttagaatgtgggaagagattcactcagtcatcccacctacggagacatcagcgagttcacactggtgagaagtCGTTCACtggctcagaatgtgggaagaaattcactgagtcatccaccttactggtacatcagcgagttcacactggggagaagccattcacctgctcagaatgtgggaagggattcactcagtcatccagcctacggagacatcagcgagttcacaccggggagaagccgttcaactgctcagaatgtgggaagggattcactcagtcatcccacctgcatattcatcagcgagttcacactggggagaagccattcacctgctcagaatgtgggaagagattcactcattcatccaatctacatagtcatcagcgagttcacactggggagaagccgttcacctgctcagaatgtgggaaaggattcactgagtcatccaccttactggtacaccagcgagttcacactggggagaagccgttcacctgctcagaatgtgggaaaggattcactcagtcatcccacttgcatattcatcagcgagttcacactggggagaggccattcacctgctcagagtgtgggaagggattcattcggtcatcccaactactggcacaccagcaagttcacacaggggagtggcctttcacctgctcagaatgtgggaatggattcactgactcttccaccttacagagtcatcagcgagttcacactggggagaagccgttcacctgctcagaatgtgggaagggattcactcagtcatccagcctacagagacatcagcgagttcacactggggagaagccgttcacctgctcagaatgtgggaagagattcactcagtcatcccacctacggagacatcagcgagttcacactggggagaagccgttcaccggctcagaatgtgggaagggattcagtcagtcatcccacctactggaacaccagtcagttcacactggggagaagccgttcacctgctcagaatgtgggaaaggattcactgagtcatccaccttactggtacaccagcgagttcacactggggagaagccattcacctgctcagaatgtgggaggagattcactcattcatccaatctacatagtcatcagcgagttcacactggggagaagccgttcacctgctcagaatgtgggaagagattcactcggtcatcccacctactggcacaccagtcagttcacactagggagaggctgttcacctgctcagactgtggaaagggattcactcagtcatccaacctacagaaacatcagcgagttcacactagagagaggccgttcacctgctcagaatgtggcaaaggattcactcagtcatcccaactactggaacacaagtcagttcatattggggagtggccattgttatga